DNA from Methanomassiliicoccales archaeon:
CACGCCCAGCGATGATAGGCTGTGGCGGTATTCCTGCAGCTTGTGCGGGTTCCCGGTCACCAATCCCAGCTTCAAGCGTAACGCCCCCTCTCCTCTATCTCCTTGACCTTCAGAAGGACCTCGTGACCTCGGGGGAACTCCCTAACGTAAGTATCAGCTATGATGTCGTAAGCGTACATCATCTCAGAATGGGCGGACTGGAACGCTTCCCGCAGCAAGTGCATGTCCACGCCCATCTCCTCTAGGCTGGCGGCCTTGGCCCCCAGCGAGAGGTCGATGAACCAGACCCTCCCCCTTTCCAGTATCATGTTCGAGGTGGTAAGGTCCCCGTGCGTCATGCCGTGAGTGTGCAGCCTGGCCACCATCCTGCCTATCTCTTGGCACACGTTCTCAACCTCTTCGGCGGAGGCGGTGGACAACGCGTCCTTCACCCTCGGGCCATCTATCTCCTGCATCCACAGCTCGGCCTTCGCCAGATCGATGTCGTAGACTATCGGGGTGGGAACGCCGCACTCCCGGGCCTCCTGCAACAGA
Protein-coding regions in this window:
- a CDS encoding KEOPS complex kinase/ATPase Bud32, which gives rise to MQVLRKGAEAEIRRDTWMGRQVLVKSRVPKTYRHPELDRTLRAQRTRTEARLLQEARECGVPTPIVYDIDLAKAELWMQEIDGPRVKDALSTASAEEVENVCQEIGRMVARLHTHGMTHGDLTTSNMILERGRVWFIDLSLGAKAASLEEMGVDMHLLREAFQSAHSEMMYAYDIIADTYVREFPRGHEVLLKVKEIEERGRYA